From the genome of Amycolatopsis sp. NBC_01488, one region includes:
- a CDS encoding DUF3558 domain-containing protein has protein sequence MTKLFARAVLPLVAGSLLLAGCTGTQAGTASPASSSSPSSGSSEAPSTSAGTASTASMDPCELLTSADVTSFGQFKPAEKTELAGARSCRYLKNLQSASDESLSLGVGIRDSQSIDTVNDAGGGTTAGNVNGRKAVEAPSPPAGCTLALAVGSAARVDVVVTSTDATKACDIATQVADKVEPKLPKG, from the coding sequence ATGACAAAACTCTTCGCACGTGCTGTTCTCCCGCTTGTCGCCGGCAGTCTGCTGCTCGCGGGCTGCACCGGCACTCAAGCGGGTACCGCGTCGCCGGCCAGCAGCTCGTCGCCCTCGTCAGGCTCTTCGGAAGCGCCGAGCACGTCTGCTGGTACCGCGTCCACCGCGTCGATGGATCCTTGTGAACTGCTGACCTCCGCGGACGTGACGAGTTTCGGCCAGTTCAAGCCTGCGGAAAAGACCGAGCTGGCCGGTGCGCGAAGCTGCCGCTATTTGAAGAACCTCCAGAGTGCCAGCGATGAGAGTCTTTCTCTCGGCGTCGGCATCCGCGACAGTCAGAGCATCGACACCGTGAACGACGCCGGAGGCGGCACGACCGCCGGCAACGTGAACGGCCGCAAGGCCGTCGAGGCGCCGTCACCGCCCGCCGGGTGCACGCTGGCCCTCGCGGTGGGCTCTGCGGCACGTGTCGACGTCGTCGTCACCTCCACCGACGCGACGAAAGCCTGTGACATCGCTACCCAGGTGGCCGACAAGGTCGAGCCGAAGCTGCCGAAGGGATAA
- a CDS encoding ESX secretion-associated protein EspG — MPHSFSLSLAAVDILLEQLGLGRAPTPFEVPHVGTTVEQRAMIRDAVVRDLTGRNLWSRGRLDADAELALATFVRGSVVISAAAELGDRHLFARVASDGQFAVLARQDENLIVFEEVRPTGIVPAIVDLLPLTPAAPGQSVTIARPVEQPRHQRRDDAYDPFAGVSGPRSAAGGSGPQVRMIERVFQEPKKRVGQFTAQTRGGTFPPLAWFDTESGRWLMSSRAAADGQRWITYAPADNARLAQQLYAQLEGQF, encoded by the coding sequence ATGCCGCACTCGTTCTCGCTGTCGCTGGCAGCGGTGGACATCCTGCTGGAGCAGCTGGGGCTCGGCCGCGCGCCGACGCCGTTCGAGGTCCCGCACGTCGGCACGACCGTCGAGCAGCGCGCGATGATCCGCGACGCCGTCGTCCGCGACCTGACCGGCCGCAACCTGTGGAGCCGCGGCCGCCTCGACGCGGACGCCGAGCTGGCGCTGGCCACCTTCGTCCGCGGCAGCGTGGTGATCAGCGCGGCCGCCGAGCTGGGCGATCGCCACCTCTTCGCCCGCGTCGCGTCCGACGGCCAGTTCGCGGTCCTCGCCCGCCAGGACGAGAACCTGATCGTCTTCGAGGAGGTCCGCCCGACGGGCATCGTCCCGGCGATCGTCGACCTCCTCCCCCTGACCCCGGCGGCGCCCGGCCAGTCGGTCACCATCGCCCGCCCGGTGGAGCAGCCCCGCCACCAACGCCGCGACGACGCGTACGACCCCTTCGCGGGCGTGAGCGGCCCGCGCTCGGCCGCCGGCGGCAGCGGTCCCCAGGTCCGCATGATCGAGCGGGTGTTCCAGGAGCCGAAGAAGCGCGTGGGCCAGTTCACGGCCCAGACCCGCGGCGGCACGTTCCCGCCCCTGGCCTGGTTCGACACGGAGTCGGGCCGCTGGCTGATGTCCTCCCGCGCGGCCGCGGACGGCCAGCGCTGGATCACCTACGCCCCGGCCGACAACGCGCGGCTGGCCCAGCAGCTGTACGCCCAGCTCGAAGGCCAGTTCTGA